From the Syngnathoides biaculeatus isolate LvHL_M chromosome 10, ASM1980259v1, whole genome shotgun sequence genome, one window contains:
- the ip6k1 gene encoding inositol hexakisphosphate kinase 1 yields the protein MCLPHTNSMDSKLQGAGPGGDASLQSRGGGVPLEPFMHQVGGHTSMMRYDDHTVCKPLISREQRFYESLPPEMKEFTPEYKGVVLVCFEGDSDGYINLVAYPYGESHSAEAGPGEHEEREPAEREQPRRKHSRRSLHRSSSSSEHKEERGERREAHDAEPAENNMAELKSPRSDQKIHLDLPFQMLDWNSGLSSEKISHNPWSLRCHKQQLSRMRSESKDRKLFKFLLLENVVHHFSYPCILDLKMGTRQHGDDASEEKAARQMRKCEQSTSATLGVRLCGMQVYQLNTSHYLCRNKYYGRGLSAEGLGQALQQYMHNGRGLRRDLFEPILHKLHSLKAVLERQASYRFYSSSLLIIYEGKELESPAGLNSGQLLSRQKTPGPSDESHCGHPGPFTEPPPAPPVGDTPRIESHPDSSSCPPPASSPPPPPPSAPSPLPNPQPPLVDVRMIDFAHSTFKGFRGDTAVHDGPDRGYVLGLESLIRILEGLRAESLQ from the exons ATGTGCCTCCCGCACACCAACAGCATGGACAGCAAGCTACAGGGGGCGGGGCCAGGGGGTGACGCATCACTTCAATCCCGAGGAGGAGGCGTTCCACTCGAGCCCTTCATGCATCAG GTGGGGGGTCACACCAGCATGATGCGCTACGACGACCACACAGTGTGCAAGCCTCTGATCAGCAGGGAGCAGCGCTTTTATGAATCTCTGCCTCCGGAGATGAAGGAGTTCACCCCCGAGTATAAAG GCGTGGTGTTGGTGTGCTTCGAGGGCGACTCCGACGGCTACATCAACCTGGTGGCCTACCCATACGGCGAGAGCCACAGCGCCGAGGCGGGGCCCGGCGAGCACGAGGAGCGCGAGCCGGCCGAGCGGGAGCAGCCGCGGCGGAAGCACTCCCGCCGCAGCCTCCAccgctcgtcctcgtcctcggaGCACAAGGAGGAACGCGGCGAGCGTCGGGAGGCGCACGACGCAGAACCCGCTGAGAA TAACATGGCCGAGCTGAAGAGTCCGAGGTCGGATCAGAAGATCCACCTGGACCTCCCCTTCCAGATGCTGGACTGGAACAGCGGGCTGAGCTCGGAGAAGATCAGCCACAACCCCTGGAGCCTCCGCTGCCACAAGCAGCAGCTCAGCCGCATGCGCTCCGAGTCCAAAGACCGCAAGCTCTTCA AGTTCCTGTTGCTGGAGAACGTGGTCCACCACTTCTCCTACCCGTGCATCCTGGACCTGAAGATGGGCACCCGGCAGCACGGCGACGACGCCTCCGAGGAGAAGGCGGCCAGGCAGATGAGGAAGTGCGAGCAGAGCACCTCGGCGACGCTGGGGGTGCGCCTGTGCGGCATGCAG GTGTACCAGCTGAACACGAGCCACTACCTCTGCCGGAACAAGTACTACGGGCGCGGCCTGTCGGCCGAAGGATTGGGCCAGGCCCTGCAGCAGTACATGCACAACGGGCGGGGCCTGAGGCGGGACCTCTTCGAGCCCATCCTCCACAAGTTGCACAGCCTCAAGGCGGTGCTGGAGCGCCAGGCGTCCTACCGCTTCTACTCGTCCTCGCTGCTCATCATCTACGAGGGAAAG GAACTCGAATCTCCTGCTGGTTTGAACTCTGGGCAGCTTCTCAGCAGGCAGAAGACTCCCGGACCCTCCGACGAGTCCCACTGCGGTCATCCCGGGCCCTTCACGGAACCACCTCCCGCACCTCCAGTAGGAGACACTCCCCGCATCGAGTCCCATCCGGACTCCTCTTCCTGTCCCCCGCCCGCCTCGTCCCCCCCGCCACCGCCGCCCTCCGCCCCCTCGCCCCTGCCGAACCCGCAGCCCCCCCTGGTGGACGTCCGCATGATCGACTTTGCCCACTCCACCTTCAAGGGTTTCCGCGGCGACACGGCGGTCCACGACGGACCCGACCGGGGCTACGTGCTGGGCCTGGAGAGCCTGATCAGGATCCTGGAAGGTCTCCGGGCCGAAAGCCTGCAGTGA